Proteins encoded together in one Quercus lobata isolate SW786 chromosome 3, ValleyOak3.0 Primary Assembly, whole genome shotgun sequence window:
- the LOC115982377 gene encoding uncharacterized protein LOC115982377 isoform X4, with translation MAEEEGFEKAHHHEEEEEEGEEEKKKKKETMMSPWEQHSAVISIPRYDYNAPSSLLHHSLSGFLITCTIKREKSATKEAISILDKYVGSCSNADSGNLDNSDDNAATKRRKICPEDDQDGETETASNNSGKTSGTCLSSVMPDTNLDRGHVLSLVKLTRSGLLLFTFPRNTPADTVGVVSNIMESVESGISKSPLWCHRIFPIQETCSLNEKELQIVVSKLVFQFMNDKQHKVSHPVKVILKTKVPWKVSFFALTDAHGIFGLWFSLYLVSLGSCVFQQKIS, from the exons ATGGCGGAAGAAGAAGGATTTGAAAAAGCGCATCAtcacgaagaagaagaagaagaaggagaagaagagaagaagaagaagaaagagacgATGATGAGTCCGTGGGAGCAGCACTCAGCAGTGATCAGTATTCCTCGCTATGACTACAACGCCCCATCTTCGCTTCTCCACCACTCCCTTTCTGGCTTCCTCATCACCTGCACTATCA AGAGGGAGAAAAGTGCTACAAAGGAAGCAATTTCTATCCTAGATAAG TATGTAGGGTCTTGTAGTAATGCTGATTCCGGAAATTTGGACAATTCAGATGATAATGCTGCTACTAAGAGAAGGAAAATATGCCCAGAGGATGACCAAGATGGGGAAACCGAGACTGCTTCCAATAACTCTGGGAAAACTAGTG GTACTTGTCTGTCTTCTGTAATGCCAGACACAAATCTTGATAGAGGTCATGTTCTTTCACTAGTTAAGTTAACAAGGAGTGGTTTACTTCTATTTACTTTCCCTAGAAACACACCAGCTGACACTGTTGGTGTTGTATCAAATATTATGGAGTCTGTGGAATCTGGGATTTCCAAATCACCTCT TTGGTGTCACCGCATTTTTCCTATCCAAGAAACTTGCAGTTTGAATGAGAAGGAACTGCAAATAGTTGTATCAAAGCTTGTTTTTCAGTTCATGAATGACAAACAGCACAAAGTTTCACATCCTGTAAAG GTGATTTTGAAGACTAAAGTCCCTTGgaaagtttctttttttgctttgacTGATGCTCATG GGATCTTTGGTCTATGGTTTTCTCTTTATTTGGTGTCTCTTGGATCATGTGTCTTTCAGCAAAAGATCTCCTAG
- the LOC115982377 gene encoding uncharacterized protein LOC115982377 isoform X3: protein MAEEEGFEKAHHHEEEEEEGEEEKKKKKETMMSPWEQHSAVISIPRYDYNAPSSLLHHSLSGFLITCTIKREKSATKEAISILDKYVGSCSNADSGNLDNSDDNAATKRRKICPEDDQDGETETASNNSGKTSGTCLSSVMPDTNLDRGHVLSLVKLTRSGLLLFTFPRNTPADTVGVVSNIMESVESGISKSPLWCHRIFPIQETCSLNEKELQIVVSKLVFQFMNDKQHKVSHPVKVILKTKVPWKVSFFALTDAHGNILTLTTGIFGLWFSLYLVSLGSCVFQQKIS from the exons ATGGCGGAAGAAGAAGGATTTGAAAAAGCGCATCAtcacgaagaagaagaagaagaaggagaagaagagaagaagaagaagaaagagacgATGATGAGTCCGTGGGAGCAGCACTCAGCAGTGATCAGTATTCCTCGCTATGACTACAACGCCCCATCTTCGCTTCTCCACCACTCCCTTTCTGGCTTCCTCATCACCTGCACTATCA AGAGGGAGAAAAGTGCTACAAAGGAAGCAATTTCTATCCTAGATAAG TATGTAGGGTCTTGTAGTAATGCTGATTCCGGAAATTTGGACAATTCAGATGATAATGCTGCTACTAAGAGAAGGAAAATATGCCCAGAGGATGACCAAGATGGGGAAACCGAGACTGCTTCCAATAACTCTGGGAAAACTAGTG GTACTTGTCTGTCTTCTGTAATGCCAGACACAAATCTTGATAGAGGTCATGTTCTTTCACTAGTTAAGTTAACAAGGAGTGGTTTACTTCTATTTACTTTCCCTAGAAACACACCAGCTGACACTGTTGGTGTTGTATCAAATATTATGGAGTCTGTGGAATCTGGGATTTCCAAATCACCTCT TTGGTGTCACCGCATTTTTCCTATCCAAGAAACTTGCAGTTTGAATGAGAAGGAACTGCAAATAGTTGTATCAAAGCTTGTTTTTCAGTTCATGAATGACAAACAGCACAAAGTTTCACATCCTGTAAAG GTGATTTTGAAGACTAAAGTCCCTTGgaaagtttctttttttgctttgacTGATGCTCATGGTAATATTCTTACTCTTACCACAG GGATCTTTGGTCTATGGTTTTCTCTTTATTTGGTGTCTCTTGGATCATGTGTCTTTCAGCAAAAGATCTCCTAG